In one Umezawaea sp. Da 62-37 genomic region, the following are encoded:
- a CDS encoding PadR family transcriptional regulator, translating into MDTSQLLKGVLDLAVLAVLRAEDGYGYDVLRRLRAGGLDEVGDASVYGTLRRLYNAGLLTSYVVPSEEGPHRKYYSLNEPGRERLAESGRTWRSFAHTLDDLLGVVA; encoded by the coding sequence ATGGACACAAGCCAGTTGTTGAAGGGGGTGCTGGACCTCGCCGTCCTCGCGGTGCTCCGCGCGGAGGACGGGTACGGCTACGACGTGCTGAGGAGACTCCGCGCGGGAGGTCTGGACGAAGTCGGGGACGCGTCGGTCTACGGGACCCTGCGCAGGCTCTACAACGCGGGCCTGCTGACCTCGTACGTGGTTCCGAGCGAAGAGGGTCCGCACCGGAAGTACTACAGCCTCAACGAGCCGGGGCGGGAACGCCTGGCCGAGTCGGGAAGGACATGGCGGTCGTTCGCGCACACGCTCGACGACCTCCTGGGGGTGGTGGCATGA
- a CDS encoding acylphosphatase yields MSTAEPDVRLTAWVRGEVQGVGFRWWTRARALELGLVGSASNLRDGRVEVNAEGPAATCRQLLVALRSGGSPGRVDAVVERWSDPRGNLVGFVER; encoded by the coding sequence GTGTCGACAGCAGAGCCGGACGTCCGGTTGACCGCGTGGGTGCGCGGCGAGGTCCAGGGTGTGGGGTTCCGGTGGTGGACCCGCGCCCGCGCGCTGGAACTCGGCCTGGTGGGCAGCGCCTCGAACCTGCGGGACGGGCGCGTCGAGGTGAACGCCGAGGGTCCGGCGGCCACGTGCAGGCAGCTGTTGGTCGCACTGCGTTCAGGGGGTTCACCCGGACGGGTGGACGCTGTGGTAGAACGTTGGTCCGATCCGAGGGGAAACCTGGTGGGTTTCGTGGAGCGTTGA
- a CDS encoding response regulator produces the protein MTRVLVVDDEPQIVRALRINLTARGYQVLTAHDGTTALKAAADGKPDVVILDLGLPDLDGTDVIAGLRGWTSVPIIVLSARTDSSDKVAALDAGADDYVTKPFGMDELLARLRAAVRRSTTSPTPDEDALVETASFTIDLAAKKVHRNGTEIHLTPTEWGLLEILARNRGKLVGQKHLLQEVWGPAYAKESHYLRVYLAQLRRKLEPEPAHPRHLLTEPGMGYRFEL, from the coding sequence ATGACCAGGGTCCTGGTGGTGGACGACGAACCGCAGATCGTGCGCGCCCTCCGGATCAACCTCACCGCACGCGGCTACCAGGTCCTGACCGCCCACGACGGCACCACTGCCTTGAAGGCCGCCGCCGACGGCAAACCCGACGTGGTCATCCTCGACCTGGGCCTACCCGACCTGGACGGAACCGACGTCATCGCCGGCCTGCGCGGCTGGACCTCCGTACCGATCATCGTCCTCTCGGCCAGAACCGACTCCTCGGACAAGGTGGCCGCCCTGGACGCAGGCGCCGACGACTACGTCACCAAGCCCTTCGGCATGGACGAACTCCTGGCCCGCCTACGCGCCGCCGTCCGCCGCTCAACCACATCTCCCACACCAGACGAGGACGCACTGGTGGAAACAGCGTCCTTCACCATCGACCTGGCCGCCAAGAAGGTCCACCGCAACGGCACCGAAATCCACCTGACCCCAACCGAATGGGGCCTACTGGAAATCCTGGCCCGCAACCGCGGCAAGTTGGTAGGACAAAAACACCTGCTCCAGGAAGTCTGGGGCCCCGCCTACGCCAAGGAAAGCCACTACCTACGCGTCTACCTCGCCCAACTCCGCCGCAAACTGGAACCGGAACCCGCCCACCCCCGCCACCTGCTCACGGAACCGGGAATGGGCTACCGATTCGAGCTGTAG
- a CDS encoding sigma-70 family RNA polymerase sigma factor, producing MVRQLYGRWRGPLHGYVLRMVGGDYQHAEDIVQETLFRAWRHSDELSPEQAGPWLYTVARNLVVSGYRRRVARATEIPIEPDDLPPVADEVDHVLQSWQVAEALRALSADHRSVVIELYYRRRTVTEAAKSLGIPAGTVKSRSFYALRALRDALAERGVTES from the coding sequence GTGGTCAGGCAGTTGTACGGTCGCTGGCGCGGACCGCTGCACGGCTATGTCCTCCGAATGGTCGGCGGCGACTACCAGCACGCCGAGGACATCGTCCAGGAGACGCTGTTCCGGGCCTGGCGCCACTCCGACGAGCTGAGCCCCGAGCAGGCCGGTCCGTGGCTGTACACGGTCGCGCGCAACCTCGTGGTCTCCGGCTACCGGCGCCGGGTGGCGAGGGCCACCGAGATCCCGATCGAGCCCGACGACCTCCCGCCCGTGGCCGACGAGGTGGATCACGTGTTGCAGAGCTGGCAGGTCGCCGAGGCACTCCGCGCGCTCAGCGCCGACCACCGCAGCGTCGTGATCGAGCTGTACTACCGCCGCCGCACCGTGACCGAGGCCGCCAAGTCGCTCGGCATCCCGGCCGGCACCGTCAAGTCCCGCAGCTTCTACGCCCTCCGCGCCCTCCGCGACGCCCTCGCCGAGAGAGGGGTGACCGAGTCGTGA
- a CDS encoding DUF4118 domain-containing protein codes for MDDRRRRGELRIYLGAAPGVGKTFAMLGEAHRRRERGTDVVVGLVETHGREKTAELVAGLEVLPRKEIRHRGLAVEEMDVDALLARRPEVAVVDELAHTNAPGSRRAKRWEDVDELLEAGIDVLSTVNVQHLESLNDVVQRITGVPQRETVPDEVVRRAEQIELVDLTPEALRRRLAHGNVYPASRIDAALGNYFRPGNLTALREIALLWVADQVDVALRRYRAEQSITDTWETRERVVVAITGGGESETLIRRARRVATRAGAELQVLHILRGDGLAGAAPAAVARYRGLAKDVGATFHTVVGDDVPSALLEFARGANATQLVIGTSRRTRLARLFSEGIGATVLQESGPIDVHMVTHGRSGSRWRAAFARSPLRTSRRVAGWVLAVLAPVLATVIGVWLRDDLIQSTNVVDYFLATVLVALVGGLGPAVFAAVLSAVLLNFYFTPPLFTFTVDTQQNVVTLVAMVVVGVTVALVVDRAARRAAQAARARTEATLLASYARTVLTNPYPLVPLLEEVRENFGLVSVVLLERTDGDWARVESVGVVADGEPDVDVPVTPDVRLVLRGRPLPASDRRVLEAAAGQALLALRQQRMADQARDARRLAEGAELRTALLSAVGHDLRTPLTSIKAAIGSLRDPELRLSDEDVAELNETVEVSADRLTGLIDNLLDSSRLATGAVRPLFRAVGLDEVVARALSGVDDPRRVEVDVDEQLTPVRADVGLLERVVANVVDNALRHGGGGTVAIRASEHAERVELRVVDHGRGLPKGTTDAVFAPFQRLGDRTTSPGVGLGLSVAKGFTEAMNGTIRAEDTPGGGLTMVIALPSSDFDADEEVPA; via the coding sequence GTGGACGATCGACGCAGGCGCGGTGAGCTGCGCATCTACCTCGGGGCCGCGCCGGGCGTCGGGAAGACGTTCGCCATGCTCGGCGAGGCGCACCGGCGGCGCGAACGCGGCACCGACGTGGTGGTCGGCCTCGTCGAGACGCACGGCAGGGAGAAGACCGCGGAACTCGTCGCGGGCCTGGAAGTGCTGCCGCGCAAGGAGATCCGCCACCGCGGGCTCGCCGTCGAGGAGATGGACGTCGACGCGCTGCTCGCCCGGCGGCCCGAGGTCGCGGTCGTCGACGAGCTCGCGCACACCAACGCCCCCGGCTCGCGCCGCGCCAAGCGCTGGGAGGACGTCGACGAGCTGCTGGAGGCGGGCATCGACGTGCTGTCCACGGTCAACGTGCAGCACCTGGAGAGCCTCAACGACGTCGTGCAGCGCATCACCGGCGTCCCGCAGCGCGAGACCGTGCCGGACGAGGTGGTCCGCCGCGCCGAGCAGATCGAACTGGTCGACCTCACCCCCGAGGCCCTGCGGCGCAGGCTCGCGCACGGCAACGTCTACCCGGCCAGCCGGATCGACGCCGCGCTCGGCAACTACTTCCGCCCCGGCAACCTGACCGCGCTGCGCGAGATCGCCCTGCTCTGGGTGGCCGACCAGGTCGACGTGGCGCTGCGCCGGTACCGGGCCGAGCAGAGCATCACCGACACCTGGGAGACCCGCGAACGGGTCGTCGTCGCCATCACCGGCGGCGGGGAGAGCGAGACCCTGATCCGCCGGGCCCGCCGCGTCGCGACCCGTGCCGGCGCGGAACTGCAAGTGCTGCACATCCTGCGCGGCGACGGGCTCGCGGGCGCCGCCCCCGCCGCCGTCGCCCGCTACCGGGGGCTGGCCAAGGACGTCGGGGCCACGTTCCACACCGTCGTCGGCGACGACGTGCCGAGCGCGCTGCTGGAGTTCGCCCGCGGCGCCAACGCGACCCAGCTGGTGATCGGCACCTCCCGGCGCACCCGGTTGGCGCGGCTGTTCTCCGAGGGCATCGGGGCGACCGTGCTCCAGGAGTCCGGGCCGATCGACGTGCACATGGTGACGCACGGGCGGTCCGGTTCCCGCTGGCGCGCGGCCTTCGCGCGCAGCCCGCTGCGGACCTCGCGGCGCGTCGCGGGCTGGGTGCTGGCCGTGCTGGCGCCGGTGCTGGCCACGGTGATCGGCGTGTGGCTGCGCGACGACCTCATCCAGTCGACCAACGTCGTGGACTACTTCCTCGCCACCGTCCTCGTCGCGCTCGTCGGTGGACTCGGCCCCGCGGTGTTCGCCGCCGTGCTCTCCGCGGTGCTGCTGAACTTCTACTTCACACCGCCGCTGTTCACGTTCACCGTGGACACCCAGCAGAACGTCGTCACGCTGGTCGCGATGGTCGTGGTCGGCGTGACCGTGGCGCTGGTCGTGGACCGCGCCGCCCGCCGCGCCGCGCAGGCCGCCCGCGCCCGCACCGAGGCCACGCTGCTGGCCTCGTACGCCCGGACCGTCCTCACCAACCCGTACCCGCTCGTGCCGCTGCTGGAGGAGGTCAGGGAGAACTTCGGGCTCGTGTCCGTGGTGCTGCTGGAACGGACCGACGGTGATTGGGCGCGGGTGGAGAGCGTCGGCGTGGTCGCCGACGGCGAACCCGACGTGGACGTCCCGGTCACCCCGGACGTCCGGCTGGTGCTGCGCGGCCGACCGCTGCCCGCGTCCGACCGGCGGGTGTTGGAGGCCGCCGCGGGCCAGGCGCTGCTCGCCCTGCGGCAGCAGCGGATGGCCGACCAGGCTCGCGACGCCCGCCGCCTCGCGGAGGGCGCGGAACTGCGCACCGCCCTGCTGTCCGCCGTCGGCCACGACCTGCGGACGCCGCTGACGTCCATCAAGGCCGCGATCGGCAGCCTGCGCGACCCGGAGCTGCGGCTGTCCGACGAGGACGTGGCCGAGCTGAACGAGACCGTCGAGGTCTCCGCCGACCGCCTGACCGGCCTGATCGACAACCTGCTGGACTCCTCGCGCCTCGCGACCGGCGCCGTGCGCCCCCTGTTCCGCGCGGTCGGCCTGGACGAGGTGGTCGCACGCGCGCTGTCCGGAGTGGACGACCCCCGCCGCGTCGAGGTCGACGTGGACGAGCAGCTGACCCCCGTGCGCGCCGACGTCGGACTGCTGGAGCGGGTCGTCGCGAACGTCGTCGACAACGCGCTCCGCCACGGCGGCGGGGGAACCGTCGCCATCCGCGCCAGTGAGCACGCGGAACGGGTCGAACTGCGCGTCGTCGACCACGGCCGAGGACTCCCCAAGGGCACCACCGACGCCGTCTTCGCCCCGTTCCAACGACTGGGCGACCGCACGACCTCCCCCGGCGTCGGCCTGGGTCTCAGCGTGGCGAAGGGGTTCACCGAGGCGATGAACGGCACCATCAGGGCCGAGGACACACCCGGCGGCGGACTCACCATGGTCATCGCCCTGCCCTCCTCCGACTTCGACGCAGACGAGGAGGTCCCCGCATGA
- the smc gene encoding chromosome segregation protein SMC — protein sequence MHLKSLTLKGFKSFASATTLRFEPGITCVVGPNGSGKSNVLDALKWVMGTQGAKDLRGGKMEDVIFAGTSGRAPLGRAEVTLTIDNADGALPIDYSEVSITRRMFREGATEYEINGSSCRLMDVQELLSDSGIGREMHVIVGQGQLAAILESKPEERRAFIEEAAGVLKHRKRKEKALRKLEAMQANLTRLTDLTAELRRQLKPLGKQAEIARRAQTVQSELRDARMRLLADDLVTQRSQLAREEQDEATARARRAEVEASLQVAQVQQNDLEELVAADAPKLSRAQDTWYRLSALEERLRGTVRLAVERARHLSAAVEAPRGGRDPDELDAEAEQTAELELELEEGVMEARIGLAEALEIRTELERMVSAAEKAHLAAVRAVADRREGLARLSGQVEALRSKTNATSEEIERMSAALAEATARAELVQVEQAEQEATTGTEDEGDLGLDERHQQAVRANDAAKERVEELIRAERTAERDIASWRARVDALSLGLTRKDGAGALLAEGDRLPGLLGSVAALLTVEQGAEVALAAALGPIADAVAVAGGHDALEALKLLKEHDSGRAGVLVGGARATVDTASWPALPPGARWAVELVRAPDGLRPALHRALDRVAVVDGLDAARDLVTAHPDVRAVTREGDLFGEDWAIGGSGRSQSVIEVQAAVDEAEEKLAIAEHSLEGSAAALEGARAEQQARRAEVAAVKEELNEAKVRRARSSERLNRLAQAVRSAEADVERVRAQRAKVEQAREEALGKLEELEERLLIAQEEQTLDDEPDSSHRDEIAAELSSARQGEMDARLSLRTAEERARAVQGKAEGLRRAARAEREARERAQRAHAARAHGAIIAKAVVRGGETALERIEESLRRAVHERDVAQERRAKHEALFTQVRGVVREMSGELEKLTDAVHRDEVLRAEQRMRIEQLETKIADDFGIGLEDLVSEYGPDMMIPPSQPEIAEYEAAKERGEQVTPPQPIPYDRDTQSRRAKRAERDLSLLGKVNPLALEEFAALEERYKFLSNQLEDIKATRRDLLTVVKDVDDKILEVFTAAYEDVAREFLVVFATLFPGGDGRLVLTDPSDMLTTGIEIEARPPGKKVKRLSLLSGGEKSLAAVAMLVAIFRARPSPFYVMDEVEAALDDTNLHRLIGLFEQLREKSQLLIITHQKPTMEIADALYGVSMRGDGISQVISQRLRGRGAKPAVIKSTGKVPDRDAEAAVAVADGAVVAAEAAVAKLEAAAQPSSPADAAGAAEPAAGRVDTPEAVVGPAEPVPAAEAADETPVD from the coding sequence GTGCACCTGAAGAGCCTGACGCTGAAGGGTTTCAAGTCCTTCGCCTCGGCCACGACGCTGCGCTTCGAACCCGGCATCACCTGCGTCGTCGGCCCCAACGGGTCCGGCAAGTCGAACGTGCTGGACGCGCTCAAGTGGGTCATGGGCACCCAGGGCGCGAAGGACCTGCGCGGCGGCAAGATGGAGGACGTCATCTTCGCGGGCACGTCCGGCCGCGCCCCGCTGGGCCGCGCCGAGGTGACGCTGACGATCGACAACGCCGACGGCGCGCTGCCCATCGACTACTCCGAGGTGTCGATCACCCGCCGGATGTTCCGCGAGGGCGCCACCGAGTACGAGATCAACGGCAGCTCGTGCCGCCTCATGGACGTCCAGGAGCTGCTGTCGGACTCCGGCATCGGCCGCGAGATGCACGTCATCGTCGGCCAGGGCCAGCTCGCCGCGATCCTGGAGTCCAAGCCCGAGGAGCGCCGCGCCTTCATCGAGGAGGCCGCGGGCGTCCTCAAGCACCGCAAGCGCAAGGAGAAGGCGCTGCGGAAGCTGGAGGCGATGCAGGCCAACCTGACCCGCCTCACCGACCTCACCGCCGAGCTGCGCCGCCAGCTCAAGCCGCTGGGCAAGCAGGCCGAGATCGCCCGCCGCGCCCAGACCGTGCAGTCGGAGCTGCGGGACGCCCGGATGCGCCTGCTCGCCGACGACCTGGTGACCCAGCGGTCCCAGCTGGCCCGCGAGGAGCAGGACGAGGCCACGGCCCGCGCCCGCCGCGCCGAGGTCGAGGCGTCGTTGCAGGTCGCCCAGGTCCAGCAGAACGACCTGGAGGAACTGGTCGCGGCGGACGCCCCGAAGCTGTCCCGCGCCCAGGACACCTGGTACCGGCTGTCCGCGTTGGAGGAACGCCTCCGCGGCACCGTGCGGCTCGCCGTGGAACGCGCCCGCCACCTGTCCGCCGCCGTCGAGGCGCCGCGCGGCGGCCGCGACCCGGACGAGCTGGACGCCGAGGCCGAGCAGACCGCCGAGCTGGAGCTGGAACTCGAGGAGGGCGTCATGGAGGCCCGCATCGGGCTGGCCGAGGCGCTGGAGATCCGCACCGAGCTGGAACGCATGGTGTCGGCCGCCGAGAAGGCGCACCTGGCCGCCGTGCGCGCCGTCGCCGACCGCCGCGAGGGCCTGGCCAGGCTGTCCGGCCAGGTCGAGGCGCTGCGCAGCAAGACGAACGCGACGTCCGAGGAGATCGAGCGGATGTCCGCCGCGCTCGCCGAGGCGACCGCGCGCGCGGAACTGGTGCAGGTGGAGCAGGCCGAGCAGGAGGCCACCACCGGCACCGAGGACGAGGGCGACCTCGGTCTCGACGAACGCCACCAGCAGGCCGTGCGGGCGAACGACGCGGCCAAGGAGCGGGTCGAGGAGCTGATCAGGGCCGAGCGCACCGCGGAACGCGACATCGCGTCCTGGCGGGCCCGCGTGGACGCCCTGTCGCTGGGCCTGACGCGCAAGGACGGCGCGGGCGCGCTGCTCGCCGAGGGAGACCGGCTACCGGGCCTCCTGGGCTCCGTGGCGGCGCTGCTGACCGTCGAACAGGGCGCCGAGGTCGCGCTGGCGGCCGCGTTGGGCCCGATCGCGGACGCGGTGGCGGTCGCGGGCGGCCACGATGCGCTGGAAGCCCTGAAGCTGTTGAAGGAGCACGACTCCGGGCGCGCGGGCGTGCTCGTCGGCGGCGCCCGCGCGACCGTGGACACGGCCTCCTGGCCCGCGCTGCCGCCCGGCGCCCGGTGGGCCGTCGAACTGGTCCGCGCCCCGGACGGCCTGCGCCCCGCCCTGCACCGCGCGCTCGACCGCGTGGCCGTCGTGGACGGCCTGGACGCCGCCCGCGACCTCGTGACCGCGCACCCGGACGTGCGGGCGGTGACCCGTGAGGGCGACCTGTTCGGCGAGGACTGGGCCATCGGCGGTTCCGGCCGCAGCCAGAGCGTCATCGAGGTCCAGGCCGCCGTCGACGAGGCCGAGGAGAAGCTGGCGATCGCCGAGCACTCCCTGGAGGGCTCCGCCGCCGCGCTGGAAGGCGCCCGCGCCGAGCAGCAGGCCCGCCGCGCCGAGGTCGCCGCGGTCAAGGAGGAGCTGAACGAGGCCAAGGTCCGCCGCGCGCGGTCCTCCGAACGCCTCAACCGCCTCGCCCAGGCCGTCCGGTCCGCCGAAGCCGACGTCGAACGGGTCCGCGCCCAGCGCGCCAAGGTCGAGCAGGCCCGCGAAGAAGCCCTCGGCAAGCTGGAGGAGCTGGAGGAACGCCTGCTGATCGCGCAGGAGGAGCAGACCCTCGACGACGAGCCCGACTCCTCGCACCGCGACGAGATCGCCGCCGAGCTGTCGTCGGCCCGCCAGGGCGAGATGGACGCCCGCCTGTCGCTGCGCACCGCCGAGGAGCGCGCCCGCGCCGTGCAGGGCAAGGCCGAGGGCCTGCGCCGGGCCGCCCGCGCCGAGCGCGAGGCCCGCGAACGCGCCCAGCGCGCCCACGCGGCCCGTGCCCACGGCGCGATCATCGCCAAGGCCGTCGTGCGCGGCGGCGAGACGGCGTTGGAGCGCATCGAGGAGTCGCTGCGCAGGGCCGTCCACGAGCGCGACGTCGCGCAGGAGCGCCGCGCCAAGCACGAGGCCCTGTTCACGCAGGTCCGCGGCGTGGTGCGGGAGATGTCCGGCGAGCTGGAGAAGCTGACCGACGCCGTGCACCGCGACGAGGTGCTGCGCGCCGAGCAGCGCATGCGCATCGAGCAGCTGGAGACCAAGATCGCCGACGACTTCGGCATCGGTCTCGAGGACCTGGTCAGCGAGTACGGCCCGGACATGATGATCCCGCCTTCGCAGCCGGAGATCGCCGAGTACGAGGCGGCCAAGGAGCGCGGCGAGCAGGTCACCCCGCCGCAGCCGATCCCGTACGACCGCGACACCCAGTCCCGCCGCGCCAAGCGGGCGGAGCGCGACCTGTCGCTGCTGGGCAAGGTCAACCCGCTGGCGCTGGAGGAGTTCGCCGCGCTGGAGGAGCGCTACAAGTTCCTCTCCAACCAGCTGGAGGACATCAAGGCGACCCGCCGCGACCTGCTCACCGTGGTCAAGGACGTGGACGACAAGATCCTCGAGGTCTTCACCGCGGCGTACGAGGACGTGGCGCGCGAGTTCCTGGTGGTCTTCGCGACCCTGTTCCCCGGTGGCGACGGCAGGCTCGTGCTCACCGACCCGTCGGACATGCTCACGACGGGCATCGAGATCGAGGCGCGCCCGCCGGGCAAGAAGGTCAAGCGGCTCTCGCTGCTCTCCGGCGGCGAGAAGTCGCTGGCCGCGGTGGCGATGCTCGTCGCGATCTTCCGCGCCCGCCCCTCGCCGTTCTACGTGATGGACGAGGTCGAGGCGGCGCTGGACGACACGAACCTGCACCGGCTGATCGGGCTGTTCGAGCAGCTGCGGGAGAAGTCCCAGCTGCTGATCATCACCCACCAGAAGCCGACGATGGAGATCGCGGACGCCCTCTACGGCGTCTCGATGCGCGGCGACGGCATCAGCCAGGTCATCTCGCAGCGGCTGCGCGGCCGTGGCGCCAAGCCGGCTGTGATCAAGTCGACCGGAAAGGTGCCCGATCGGGACGCCGAAGCGGCGGTCGCGGTCGCCGACGGCGCTGTCGTGGCCGCGGAGGCCGCGGTGGCGAAGCTGGAAGCCGCTGCGCAGCCTTCAAGCCCTGCCGACGCCGCTGGTGCCGCTGAGCCCGCTGCCGGGCGCGTGGACACCCCCGAAGCCGTTGTCGGGCCCGCTGAGCCCGTTCCGGCGGCCGAGGCCGCCGACGAAACCCCGGTCGACTGA
- a CDS encoding MarR family transcriptional regulator, with product MTTSVTNQEALQLVVAVHRLVRSLRQTASVRRLQPTQMLVLSELAMHGPMRIGEIAVRALCSQPTATTVVTGLETSGFVHREPDPADGRATIVELTGPGRETIISMAHGEAELLSDRLAQLTPSEQELLLAATPLLRRLGEPAQQ from the coding sequence ATGACCACCAGTGTGACCAACCAGGAAGCACTGCAACTCGTCGTGGCGGTGCACAGGTTGGTGAGGAGTCTTCGCCAGACGGCATCGGTGCGGCGGCTGCAGCCGACCCAGATGCTCGTCCTGTCGGAGTTAGCCATGCACGGCCCCATGCGCATCGGCGAGATCGCGGTGCGCGCGTTGTGCTCGCAGCCCACCGCGACGACCGTCGTGACGGGTCTGGAGACGTCGGGGTTCGTGCACCGCGAACCCGATCCGGCCGACGGTCGCGCCACGATCGTGGAGCTGACCGGACCCGGCCGGGAGACGATCATCTCCATGGCGCACGGCGAGGCGGAACTGCTGTCCGACCGGCTGGCCCAGTTGACGCCGTCCGAGCAGGAACTGCTGCTGGCGGCGACACCACTGCTGCGCAGACTCGGTGAGCCCGCGCAGCAGTGA
- a CDS encoding HAAS signaling domain-containing protein, with protein sequence MSSTHTRAEVQEYLDRMRAALADLPDVEISEIMDDAGAHVVEVADELGEEFSAEALTTRLGTPEVYAHELRVAAGYPPASSSAAVAVPATPVFAARFAFWALVAGTAAAFGVGIGGRDGLPLALLVAVFLVWAIILLNRKAELIGQVGALPEAVALRTALEQAERGQAAKGIAYLKSLQPAWWLARAVLIAISGLVIDGMSPVFLFGLVLAGLALVSGPKAKEDRRWLWVSLPAAALAAGTVLFILGSVIPNGGYSRSQPAQYLPQGPSLPGNIYVFDQQGRPLTDVYLYDEDGQPIVTSFYGCDYHGEYHEDRDDNRYPRPQVDRGNNGSCREITGVPFAVAVPASPAPPTTSPSGSASATVDPSSSVTPPSSVSSSPPTVPTS encoded by the coding sequence ATGAGCAGCACGCACACTCGCGCCGAGGTCCAGGAGTACCTGGACCGGATGCGCGCCGCGCTCGCCGACCTGCCGGACGTCGAGATCTCCGAGATCATGGACGACGCCGGCGCGCACGTGGTGGAGGTCGCCGACGAACTCGGCGAGGAGTTCTCCGCCGAGGCGCTGACGACGAGGCTGGGCACGCCGGAGGTGTACGCCCACGAGCTGCGGGTCGCGGCGGGCTACCCGCCCGCTTCGTCCTCAGCCGCCGTCGCGGTCCCGGCGACACCGGTGTTCGCGGCGCGGTTCGCGTTCTGGGCGCTGGTCGCGGGCACGGCCGCCGCGTTCGGCGTGGGCATCGGCGGGCGCGACGGGCTCCCGCTGGCGCTGCTGGTCGCCGTGTTCCTGGTGTGGGCGATCATCCTGCTCAACCGCAAGGCGGAGCTGATCGGCCAGGTCGGCGCGCTGCCCGAGGCGGTCGCGCTGCGCACGGCGCTGGAGCAGGCGGAACGGGGTCAGGCCGCGAAGGGGATCGCGTACCTGAAGTCGTTGCAGCCCGCCTGGTGGCTGGCGCGCGCGGTGCTGATCGCGATCTCCGGCCTGGTGATCGACGGCATGTCGCCGGTCTTCCTGTTCGGCCTCGTGCTCGCGGGCCTCGCGCTGGTCTCCGGCCCCAAGGCCAAGGAGGACCGCCGCTGGCTGTGGGTGAGCCTGCCCGCCGCCGCGCTCGCCGCGGGGACCGTGCTGTTCATCCTCGGCTCGGTCATCCCCAACGGCGGGTACAGCCGCTCCCAGCCCGCGCAGTACCTGCCCCAGGGGCCTTCGCTGCCGGGCAACATCTACGTGTTCGACCAGCAGGGCAGGCCGCTCACCGACGTCTACCTCTACGACGAGGACGGCCAGCCCATCGTGACGTCGTTCTACGGTTGCGACTACCACGGCGAGTACCACGAGGACCGGGACGACAACCGGTACCCGCGGCCCCAGGTGGACCGCGGCAACAACGGGAGCTGCCGGGAGATCACCGGCGTGCCGTTCGCGGTCGCCGTCCCGGCTTCGCCCGCCCCGCCCACCACCTCACCCTCCGGTTCCGCTTCCGCGACGGTGGACCCCTCCAGTTCGGTCACGCCACCCTCGAGCGTGTCATCGTCGCCGCCGACGGTGCCCACCTCGTAG
- a CDS encoding zf-HC2 domain-containing protein — protein sequence MSCFQITSLGAYLLGALDPAERSVFERHLNTCHVCREELIRLAPLPGLLGQVNLADLELPFDDPDPYDNQPLPPITALRSAPEPRPRKSRRTLLLVGAGVLVVLLAVVGLFLPRLVGGDPVKVAAPSSTAPPPPTWSAMDGKTGVAASVAMVSHGWGTEVRLRLKDVKPGLRCMVVLYAKSGTREVGGWWGTSETENEVIPGSSSFAVDGIDHMEVVADQQVLVTLRPPG from the coding sequence GTGAGCTGCTTCCAGATCACGTCGCTGGGCGCTTACCTGCTCGGAGCGCTGGACCCGGCCGAGCGGTCGGTGTTCGAGCGCCACCTCAACACCTGCCACGTGTGCCGCGAGGAGCTGATCCGGCTCGCCCCGCTGCCCGGCCTGCTCGGCCAGGTGAACCTCGCCGACCTCGAGCTGCCGTTCGACGACCCCGACCCGTACGACAACCAGCCGCTGCCGCCGATCACCGCGCTGCGGTCGGCCCCGGAGCCGCGGCCGAGGAAGTCCCGCCGGACGCTGCTGCTGGTCGGCGCGGGTGTGCTGGTGGTGCTGCTGGCCGTGGTGGGCCTGTTCCTCCCGCGCCTGGTCGGGGGCGATCCGGTCAAGGTGGCCGCCCCTTCCTCGACCGCGCCCCCGCCGCCGACCTGGTCGGCGATGGACGGCAAGACCGGCGTCGCCGCGTCGGTGGCGATGGTGAGCCACGGTTGGGGCACCGAGGTGCGGCTGCGGCTCAAGGACGTGAAGCCCGGTCTGCGCTGCATGGTCGTGCTGTACGCCAAGAGCGGCACCCGCGAGGTGGGCGGCTGGTGGGGCACCAGCGAGACCGAGAACGAGGTCATCCCCGGCTCCTCGTCGTTCGCCGTCGACGGCATCGACCACATGGAAGTGGTGGCCGACCAGCAGGTGCTGGTGACGCTGCGTCCACCCGGCTGA